In the genome of Misgurnus anguillicaudatus chromosome 11, ASM2758022v2, whole genome shotgun sequence, one region contains:
- the zmiz1a gene encoding zinc finger MIZ domain-containing protein 1a isoform X2: MNSIPSMDRHIQQTNDRLLCIKQHLQNPANFQTAATELLDWCGDPRAFQRPFEQSLMGCLTVVSRVAAQQGFDLDLGYRLLAVCAANRDKFTPKSAETTTCRRCQSDTALLSSWCEELGRLLLLRHQKNRQSDPQGKVPLQPPMNSMKPSLSHGDGSFPYDGVPWQQNANQAPGSLSVVTTVWGVTNTSQSQVLGNPMANTNNPMNPGGNALGSGMSANNPGINSPQFPGQQQQFSAKGGSNQAYMQQSMYGRPGHPGGGGFGGSYPAGPNAPGGIGMPPHTRPTSDFTQPAAAAAAAAVAAAAATATATATATVAALQETNKDMNQYNQVCSSFQMGPTQGYNNQYMNQPGPRGPPSMAGGMNPAGMGPGMNSSNMSGPPMGMNQPRGPGMGPFVGHGQRMPQQGYPGPRPQSMPMQGTKRPYPGEPNYGGQQFGPNGQFPTQQGQYPNPNASRPLASPNYPGQRMPGQPGSGQYPPTSVPMGQYYKQEPFNGQNNNFSGGGYGYSQGNGPPRQVANYPHSPVPGNPTPPMTPGTNIPQYVSPSQDVKPPFPDMKPNMTSLPPPPTIPNEELRLTFPVRDGVVLEPFRLEHNLAVSNHVFHLRPSVHQTLMWRSDLELQFKCYHHEDRQMNTNWPASVQVSVNATPLTIERGDNKTSHKPLHLKHVCQPGRNTIQITVTACCCSHLFVLQLVHRPSVRSVLQGLLKKRLLPAEHCITKIKRNFSSVAASSGNATLNGEDGVEQTAIKVSLKCPITFRRIQLPARGHDCKHVQCFDLESYLQLNCERGTWRCPVCNKTALLEGLEVDQYMWGILNAIQNSEFEEVTIDPTCSWRPVPIKSDIHIKEDPDGPLAKRFKTMSPSQMIMPNVLDMIAQLGPGPSPYTPLPPQHGGNNGDYGGQGNSYQGHGNFDFTHSNSGGGAPMNDFMHGPQLSHPPDMPNSLMTSDKPLAHGIPDSMSHPVSADQSHASMQPGMHASPHPNSQSAQPLHHSGPPSSQPPRQPLPPQQPGQNSHPHADMTFNPAADGQAGGQGPADIPEPSLDLLPELANPDELLSYLDPPDLPSSSNDDLLSLFENN; the protein is encoded by the exons AAACCACCACCTGCAGGAGATGTCAGAGTGACACAG CACTCCTGTCGTCCTGGTGCGAGGAGCTGGGTCGGCTGCTCTTGTTGCGGCATCAGAAAAATCGTCAGAGTGATCCACAGGGCAAAGTACCCTTGCAGCCACCCATGAACTCCATGAAGCCCTCGCTCTCTCATGG cGATGGATCCTTTCCATATGATGGCGTTCCTTGGCAGCAGAACGCTaaccaggccccaggttcattGTCGGTGGTTACGACGGTGTGGGGAGTCACCAACACGTCACAAAGTCAG GTATTGGGTAACCCCATGGCCAATACCAACAATCCCATGAACCCTGGGGGTAATGCGCTGGGGTCGGGAATGTCAGCCAACAACCCAGGGATCAACTCGCCTCAGTTCCCCGGCCAACAGCAACAGTTTTCAGCCAAAGGGGGATCCAACCAGGCGTACATGCAGCAAAGCATGTACGGTCGTCCGGGGCACCCAGGAGGAGGAGGATTTGGAGGAAG TTACCCAGCTGGGCCAAATGCACCGGGTGGTATAGGGATGCCCCCTCACACGCGACCTACTTCTGACTTCACTCAACCTGCTGCTGCTGCGGCCGCCGCCGCTGTTGCAGCCGCCGCCGCCACGGCGACAGCCACCGCAACAGCAACCGTGGCTGCCCTGCAAGAAACCAACAAAGATATGAACCAGTACAACCAG GTCTGTTCCTCTTTCCAGATGGGCCCCACGCAAGGATACAACAACCAGTACATGAATCAGCCTGGGCCTCGTGGCCCTCCGTCCATGGCAGGAGGCATGAACCCAGCTGGTATGGGACCTGGTATGAATAGTTCCAATATGAGTGGCCCACCAATGGGGATGAACCAACCCAGAGGGCCCGGTATGGGGCCCTTTGTCGGCCACGGCCAACGGATGCCCCAACAGGGTTACCCTGGTCCACGACCTCAATCCATGCCCATGCAGGGAACTAAAAGGCCTTATCCAGGAGAG CCTAACTACGGAGGTCAGCAATTTGGACCCAATGGCCAGTTTCCCACCCAGCAAGGGCAGTACCCTAACCCAAATGCTTCTAGGCCTCTTGCTTCACCCAATTACCCAGGCCAGAGGATGCCAGGACAGCCAGGCTCGGGGCAGTACCCCCCCACAAGTGTACCTATGGGCCAATACTATAAG CAAGAGCCTTTTAATGGTCAGAATAACAATTTCTCTGGAGGCGGCTATGGGTATAGTCAAGGAAATGGG CCTCCTCGGCAGGTAGCCAACTATCCCCACTCGCCTGTTCCTGGGAACCCTACGCCACCCATGACTCCAGGAACTAACATCCCCCAGTACGTTTCACCCAGTCAGGACGTCAAGCCCCCGTTTCCGGACATGAAGCCGAACATGACGTCTTTGCCTCCACCTCCGA CCATTCCCAACGAGGAGCTGCGATTGACGTTCCCTGTGAGGGATGGGGTGGTGCTGGAGCCCTTCAGATTAGAGCACAACCTGGCCGTCAGCAACCACGTCTTCCATCTACGCCCCTCCGTCCATCAGACTCTCATGTGGAG ATCTGACCTGGAGCTGCAGTTTAAGTGCTACCACCACGAGGACCGACAAATGAACACAAACTGGCCCGCTTCCGTCCAAGTCAGCGTCAACGCCACGCCCCTCACAATCGAAAGAGGCGATAATAAGACATCCCACAAACCCCTTCACCTGAAACACGTGTGTCAGCCGGGTAGAAACACCATACAGATCACTGTCACAGCTTGCTGTTGT TCGCATTTGTTCGTGTTGCAGCTGGTCCACAGGCCGTCGGTGCGATCGGTCCTTCAGGGTCTCCTAAAGAAGAGGCTCCTTCCTGCCGAACACTGCATTACCAAAA TTAAAAGAAACTTTAGTAGCGTAGCGGCATCCTCTGGGAACGCCACACTAAATGGGGAAGATGGAGTGGAGCAGACAGCCATCAAAGTGTCCCTAAAGTGTCCAATCACATTCCGTCGGATTCAACTTCCTGCTAGGGGACATGACTGCAAACATGTGCAG TGCTTTGATTTAGAGTCGTATCTTCAGCTAAACTGTGAGAGAGGAACGTGGAGGTGTCCTGTATGCAA TAAAACAGCGTTATTGGAAGGACTGGAAGTTGATCAGTACATGTGGGGAATTCTCAATGCAATTCAAAA CTCTGAGTTTGAAGAGGTTACAATCGATCCTACGTGTAGTTGGAGGCCGGTGCCCATAAAGTCTGACATTCATATAAAGGAGGACCCAGATGGACCTCTGGCCAAGCGTTTTAAAACCATGAGTCCCAGTCAAATGATCATGCCTAATGTGTTGGATATGATCGCCCAGCTGGGTCCAGGCCCTTCACCCTACACCCCTCTCCCTCCTCAGCACGGTGGGAATAACGGCGACTACGGGGGTCAAG GCAATAGTTACCAGGGCCATGGAAACTTTGACTTCACCCACAGTAACTCTGGTGGCGGAGCTCCCATGAATGACTTCATGCACGGACCCCAGCTCTCACATCCACCAGACATGCCCAACAGCCTCATGACTTCTGACAAGCCTCTCGCCCACGGCATACCAGACTCG ATGTCCCATCCTGTGAGTGCTGATCAATCCCATGCTTCCATGCAGCCCGGCATGCACGCATCCCCCCACCCCAACAGCCAATCAGCTCAGCCATTGCATCACAGCGGCCCCCCATCTTCCCAGCCCCCACGCCAGCCTCTGCCCCCACAGCAGCCCGGCCAAAACAGTCACCCACATGCCGATATGACCTTCAACCCTGCTGCTGATGGGCAGGCAGGCGGCCAGGGACCTGCAGACATCCCTGAGCCTTCTCTGGAT CTTCTGCCCGAACTGGCGAACCCAGATGAGCTGTTGTCATACTTAGATCCTCCTGACCTCCCAAGCAGCAGCAACGACGATCTGCTCTCCCTCTTCGAGAACAACTGA
- the zmiz1a gene encoding zinc finger MIZ domain-containing protein 1a isoform X1 produces the protein MNSIPSMDRHIQQTNDRLLCIKQHLQNPANFQTAATELLDWCGDPRAFQRPFEQSLMGCLTVVSRVAAQQGFDLDLGYRLLAVCAANRDKFTPKSAETTTCRRCQSDTALLSSWCEELGRLLLLRHQKNRQSDPQGKVPLQPPMNSMKPSLSHGDGSFPYDGVPWQQNANQAPGSLSVVTTVWGVTNTSQSQVLGNPMANTNNPMNPGGNALGSGMSANNPGINSPQFPGQQQQFSAKGGSNQAYMQQSMYGRPGHPGGGGFGGSYPAGPNAPGGIGMPPHTRPTSDFTQPAAAAAAAAVAAAAATATATATATVAALQETNKDMNQYNQVCSSFQMGPTQGYNNQYMNQPGPRGPPSMAGGMNPAGMGPGMNSSNMSGPPMGMNQPRGPGMGPFVGHGQRMPQQGYPGPRPQSMPMQGTKRPYPGEPNYGGQQFGPNGQFPTQQGQYPNPNASRPLASPNYPGQRMPGQPGSGQYPPTSVPMGQYYKQEPFNGQNNNFSGGGYGYSQGNGPPRQVANYPHSPVPGNPTPPMTPGTNIPQYVSPSQDVKPPFPDMKPNMTSLPPPPTIPNEELRLTFPVRDGVVLEPFRLEHNLAVSNHVFHLRPSVHQTLMWRSDLELQFKCYHHEDRQMNTNWPASVQVSVNATPLTIERGDNKTSHKPLHLKHVCQPGRNTIQITVTACCCSHLFVLQLVHRPSVRSVLQGLLKKRLLPAEHCITKIKRNFSSVAASSGNATLNGEDGVEQTAIKVSLKCPITFRRIQLPARGHDCKHVQCFDLESYLQLNCERGTWRCPVCNKTALLEGLEVDQYMWGILNAIQNSEFEEVTIDPTCSWRPVPIKSDIHIKEDPDGPLAKRFKTMSPSQMIMPNVLDMIAQLGPGPSPYTPLPPQHGGNNGDYGGQGRGNSYQGHGNFDFTHSNSGGGAPMNDFMHGPQLSHPPDMPNSLMTSDKPLAHGIPDSMSHPVSADQSHASMQPGMHASPHPNSQSAQPLHHSGPPSSQPPRQPLPPQQPGQNSHPHADMTFNPAADGQAGGQGPADIPEPSLDLLPELANPDELLSYLDPPDLPSSSNDDLLSLFENN, from the exons AAACCACCACCTGCAGGAGATGTCAGAGTGACACAG CACTCCTGTCGTCCTGGTGCGAGGAGCTGGGTCGGCTGCTCTTGTTGCGGCATCAGAAAAATCGTCAGAGTGATCCACAGGGCAAAGTACCCTTGCAGCCACCCATGAACTCCATGAAGCCCTCGCTCTCTCATGG cGATGGATCCTTTCCATATGATGGCGTTCCTTGGCAGCAGAACGCTaaccaggccccaggttcattGTCGGTGGTTACGACGGTGTGGGGAGTCACCAACACGTCACAAAGTCAG GTATTGGGTAACCCCATGGCCAATACCAACAATCCCATGAACCCTGGGGGTAATGCGCTGGGGTCGGGAATGTCAGCCAACAACCCAGGGATCAACTCGCCTCAGTTCCCCGGCCAACAGCAACAGTTTTCAGCCAAAGGGGGATCCAACCAGGCGTACATGCAGCAAAGCATGTACGGTCGTCCGGGGCACCCAGGAGGAGGAGGATTTGGAGGAAG TTACCCAGCTGGGCCAAATGCACCGGGTGGTATAGGGATGCCCCCTCACACGCGACCTACTTCTGACTTCACTCAACCTGCTGCTGCTGCGGCCGCCGCCGCTGTTGCAGCCGCCGCCGCCACGGCGACAGCCACCGCAACAGCAACCGTGGCTGCCCTGCAAGAAACCAACAAAGATATGAACCAGTACAACCAG GTCTGTTCCTCTTTCCAGATGGGCCCCACGCAAGGATACAACAACCAGTACATGAATCAGCCTGGGCCTCGTGGCCCTCCGTCCATGGCAGGAGGCATGAACCCAGCTGGTATGGGACCTGGTATGAATAGTTCCAATATGAGTGGCCCACCAATGGGGATGAACCAACCCAGAGGGCCCGGTATGGGGCCCTTTGTCGGCCACGGCCAACGGATGCCCCAACAGGGTTACCCTGGTCCACGACCTCAATCCATGCCCATGCAGGGAACTAAAAGGCCTTATCCAGGAGAG CCTAACTACGGAGGTCAGCAATTTGGACCCAATGGCCAGTTTCCCACCCAGCAAGGGCAGTACCCTAACCCAAATGCTTCTAGGCCTCTTGCTTCACCCAATTACCCAGGCCAGAGGATGCCAGGACAGCCAGGCTCGGGGCAGTACCCCCCCACAAGTGTACCTATGGGCCAATACTATAAG CAAGAGCCTTTTAATGGTCAGAATAACAATTTCTCTGGAGGCGGCTATGGGTATAGTCAAGGAAATGGG CCTCCTCGGCAGGTAGCCAACTATCCCCACTCGCCTGTTCCTGGGAACCCTACGCCACCCATGACTCCAGGAACTAACATCCCCCAGTACGTTTCACCCAGTCAGGACGTCAAGCCCCCGTTTCCGGACATGAAGCCGAACATGACGTCTTTGCCTCCACCTCCGA CCATTCCCAACGAGGAGCTGCGATTGACGTTCCCTGTGAGGGATGGGGTGGTGCTGGAGCCCTTCAGATTAGAGCACAACCTGGCCGTCAGCAACCACGTCTTCCATCTACGCCCCTCCGTCCATCAGACTCTCATGTGGAG ATCTGACCTGGAGCTGCAGTTTAAGTGCTACCACCACGAGGACCGACAAATGAACACAAACTGGCCCGCTTCCGTCCAAGTCAGCGTCAACGCCACGCCCCTCACAATCGAAAGAGGCGATAATAAGACATCCCACAAACCCCTTCACCTGAAACACGTGTGTCAGCCGGGTAGAAACACCATACAGATCACTGTCACAGCTTGCTGTTGT TCGCATTTGTTCGTGTTGCAGCTGGTCCACAGGCCGTCGGTGCGATCGGTCCTTCAGGGTCTCCTAAAGAAGAGGCTCCTTCCTGCCGAACACTGCATTACCAAAA TTAAAAGAAACTTTAGTAGCGTAGCGGCATCCTCTGGGAACGCCACACTAAATGGGGAAGATGGAGTGGAGCAGACAGCCATCAAAGTGTCCCTAAAGTGTCCAATCACATTCCGTCGGATTCAACTTCCTGCTAGGGGACATGACTGCAAACATGTGCAG TGCTTTGATTTAGAGTCGTATCTTCAGCTAAACTGTGAGAGAGGAACGTGGAGGTGTCCTGTATGCAA TAAAACAGCGTTATTGGAAGGACTGGAAGTTGATCAGTACATGTGGGGAATTCTCAATGCAATTCAAAA CTCTGAGTTTGAAGAGGTTACAATCGATCCTACGTGTAGTTGGAGGCCGGTGCCCATAAAGTCTGACATTCATATAAAGGAGGACCCAGATGGACCTCTGGCCAAGCGTTTTAAAACCATGAGTCCCAGTCAAATGATCATGCCTAATGTGTTGGATATGATCGCCCAGCTGGGTCCAGGCCCTTCACCCTACACCCCTCTCCCTCCTCAGCACGGTGGGAATAACGGCGACTACGGGGGTCAAGGTAGAG GCAATAGTTACCAGGGCCATGGAAACTTTGACTTCACCCACAGTAACTCTGGTGGCGGAGCTCCCATGAATGACTTCATGCACGGACCCCAGCTCTCACATCCACCAGACATGCCCAACAGCCTCATGACTTCTGACAAGCCTCTCGCCCACGGCATACCAGACTCG ATGTCCCATCCTGTGAGTGCTGATCAATCCCATGCTTCCATGCAGCCCGGCATGCACGCATCCCCCCACCCCAACAGCCAATCAGCTCAGCCATTGCATCACAGCGGCCCCCCATCTTCCCAGCCCCCACGCCAGCCTCTGCCCCCACAGCAGCCCGGCCAAAACAGTCACCCACATGCCGATATGACCTTCAACCCTGCTGCTGATGGGCAGGCAGGCGGCCAGGGACCTGCAGACATCCCTGAGCCTTCTCTGGAT CTTCTGCCCGAACTGGCGAACCCAGATGAGCTGTTGTCATACTTAGATCCTCCTGACCTCCCAAGCAGCAGCAACGACGATCTGCTCTCCCTCTTCGAGAACAACTGA
- the zmiz1a gene encoding zinc finger MIZ domain-containing protein 1a isoform X5, with the protein MNSIPSMDRHIQQTNDRLLCIKQHLQNPANFQTAATELLDWCGDPRAFQRPFEQSLMGCLTVVSRVAAQQGFDLDLGYRLLAVCAANRDKFTPKSAALLSSWCEELGRLLLLRHQKNRQSDPQGKVPLQPPMNSMKPSLSHGDGSFPYDGVPWQQNANQAPGSLSVVTTVWGVTNTSQSQVLGNPMANTNNPMNPGGNALGSGMSANNPGINSPQFPGQQQQFSAKGGSNQAYMQQSMYGRPGHPGGGGFGGSYPAGPNAPGGIGMPPHTRPTSDFTQPAAAAAAAAVAAAAATATATATATVAALQETNKDMNQYNQVCSSFQMGPTQGYNNQYMNQPGPRGPPSMAGGMNPAGMGPGMNSSNMSGPPMGMNQPRGPGMGPFVGHGQRMPQQGYPGPRPQSMPMQGTKRPYPGEPNYGGQQFGPNGQFPTQQGQYPNPNASRPLASPNYPGQRMPGQPGSGQYPPTSVPMGQYYKQEPFNGQNNNFSGGGYGYSQGNGPPRQVANYPHSPVPGNPTPPMTPGTNIPQYVSPSQDVKPPFPDMKPNMTSLPPPPTIPNEELRLTFPVRDGVVLEPFRLEHNLAVSNHVFHLRPSVHQTLMWRSDLELQFKCYHHEDRQMNTNWPASVQVSVNATPLTIERGDNKTSHKPLHLKHVCQPGRNTIQITVTACCCSHLFVLQLVHRPSVRSVLQGLLKKRLLPAEHCITKIKRNFSSVAASSGNATLNGEDGVEQTAIKVSLKCPITFRRIQLPARGHDCKHVQCFDLESYLQLNCERGTWRCPVCNKTALLEGLEVDQYMWGILNAIQNSEFEEVTIDPTCSWRPVPIKSDIHIKEDPDGPLAKRFKTMSPSQMIMPNVLDMIAQLGPGPSPYTPLPPQHGGNNGDYGGQGNSYQGHGNFDFTHSNSGGGAPMNDFMHGPQLSHPPDMPNSLMTSDKPLAHGIPDSMSHPVSADQSHASMQPGMHASPHPNSQSAQPLHHSGPPSSQPPRQPLPPQQPGQNSHPHADMTFNPAADGQAGGQGPADIPEPSLDLLPELANPDELLSYLDPPDLPSSSNDDLLSLFENN; encoded by the exons CACTCCTGTCGTCCTGGTGCGAGGAGCTGGGTCGGCTGCTCTTGTTGCGGCATCAGAAAAATCGTCAGAGTGATCCACAGGGCAAAGTACCCTTGCAGCCACCCATGAACTCCATGAAGCCCTCGCTCTCTCATGG cGATGGATCCTTTCCATATGATGGCGTTCCTTGGCAGCAGAACGCTaaccaggccccaggttcattGTCGGTGGTTACGACGGTGTGGGGAGTCACCAACACGTCACAAAGTCAG GTATTGGGTAACCCCATGGCCAATACCAACAATCCCATGAACCCTGGGGGTAATGCGCTGGGGTCGGGAATGTCAGCCAACAACCCAGGGATCAACTCGCCTCAGTTCCCCGGCCAACAGCAACAGTTTTCAGCCAAAGGGGGATCCAACCAGGCGTACATGCAGCAAAGCATGTACGGTCGTCCGGGGCACCCAGGAGGAGGAGGATTTGGAGGAAG TTACCCAGCTGGGCCAAATGCACCGGGTGGTATAGGGATGCCCCCTCACACGCGACCTACTTCTGACTTCACTCAACCTGCTGCTGCTGCGGCCGCCGCCGCTGTTGCAGCCGCCGCCGCCACGGCGACAGCCACCGCAACAGCAACCGTGGCTGCCCTGCAAGAAACCAACAAAGATATGAACCAGTACAACCAG GTCTGTTCCTCTTTCCAGATGGGCCCCACGCAAGGATACAACAACCAGTACATGAATCAGCCTGGGCCTCGTGGCCCTCCGTCCATGGCAGGAGGCATGAACCCAGCTGGTATGGGACCTGGTATGAATAGTTCCAATATGAGTGGCCCACCAATGGGGATGAACCAACCCAGAGGGCCCGGTATGGGGCCCTTTGTCGGCCACGGCCAACGGATGCCCCAACAGGGTTACCCTGGTCCACGACCTCAATCCATGCCCATGCAGGGAACTAAAAGGCCTTATCCAGGAGAG CCTAACTACGGAGGTCAGCAATTTGGACCCAATGGCCAGTTTCCCACCCAGCAAGGGCAGTACCCTAACCCAAATGCTTCTAGGCCTCTTGCTTCACCCAATTACCCAGGCCAGAGGATGCCAGGACAGCCAGGCTCGGGGCAGTACCCCCCCACAAGTGTACCTATGGGCCAATACTATAAG CAAGAGCCTTTTAATGGTCAGAATAACAATTTCTCTGGAGGCGGCTATGGGTATAGTCAAGGAAATGGG CCTCCTCGGCAGGTAGCCAACTATCCCCACTCGCCTGTTCCTGGGAACCCTACGCCACCCATGACTCCAGGAACTAACATCCCCCAGTACGTTTCACCCAGTCAGGACGTCAAGCCCCCGTTTCCGGACATGAAGCCGAACATGACGTCTTTGCCTCCACCTCCGA CCATTCCCAACGAGGAGCTGCGATTGACGTTCCCTGTGAGGGATGGGGTGGTGCTGGAGCCCTTCAGATTAGAGCACAACCTGGCCGTCAGCAACCACGTCTTCCATCTACGCCCCTCCGTCCATCAGACTCTCATGTGGAG ATCTGACCTGGAGCTGCAGTTTAAGTGCTACCACCACGAGGACCGACAAATGAACACAAACTGGCCCGCTTCCGTCCAAGTCAGCGTCAACGCCACGCCCCTCACAATCGAAAGAGGCGATAATAAGACATCCCACAAACCCCTTCACCTGAAACACGTGTGTCAGCCGGGTAGAAACACCATACAGATCACTGTCACAGCTTGCTGTTGT TCGCATTTGTTCGTGTTGCAGCTGGTCCACAGGCCGTCGGTGCGATCGGTCCTTCAGGGTCTCCTAAAGAAGAGGCTCCTTCCTGCCGAACACTGCATTACCAAAA TTAAAAGAAACTTTAGTAGCGTAGCGGCATCCTCTGGGAACGCCACACTAAATGGGGAAGATGGAGTGGAGCAGACAGCCATCAAAGTGTCCCTAAAGTGTCCAATCACATTCCGTCGGATTCAACTTCCTGCTAGGGGACATGACTGCAAACATGTGCAG TGCTTTGATTTAGAGTCGTATCTTCAGCTAAACTGTGAGAGAGGAACGTGGAGGTGTCCTGTATGCAA TAAAACAGCGTTATTGGAAGGACTGGAAGTTGATCAGTACATGTGGGGAATTCTCAATGCAATTCAAAA CTCTGAGTTTGAAGAGGTTACAATCGATCCTACGTGTAGTTGGAGGCCGGTGCCCATAAAGTCTGACATTCATATAAAGGAGGACCCAGATGGACCTCTGGCCAAGCGTTTTAAAACCATGAGTCCCAGTCAAATGATCATGCCTAATGTGTTGGATATGATCGCCCAGCTGGGTCCAGGCCCTTCACCCTACACCCCTCTCCCTCCTCAGCACGGTGGGAATAACGGCGACTACGGGGGTCAAG GCAATAGTTACCAGGGCCATGGAAACTTTGACTTCACCCACAGTAACTCTGGTGGCGGAGCTCCCATGAATGACTTCATGCACGGACCCCAGCTCTCACATCCACCAGACATGCCCAACAGCCTCATGACTTCTGACAAGCCTCTCGCCCACGGCATACCAGACTCG ATGTCCCATCCTGTGAGTGCTGATCAATCCCATGCTTCCATGCAGCCCGGCATGCACGCATCCCCCCACCCCAACAGCCAATCAGCTCAGCCATTGCATCACAGCGGCCCCCCATCTTCCCAGCCCCCACGCCAGCCTCTGCCCCCACAGCAGCCCGGCCAAAACAGTCACCCACATGCCGATATGACCTTCAACCCTGCTGCTGATGGGCAGGCAGGCGGCCAGGGACCTGCAGACATCCCTGAGCCTTCTCTGGAT CTTCTGCCCGAACTGGCGAACCCAGATGAGCTGTTGTCATACTTAGATCCTCCTGACCTCCCAAGCAGCAGCAACGACGATCTGCTCTCCCTCTTCGAGAACAACTGA